From the Anaerolineales bacterium genome, one window contains:
- a CDS encoding class I SAM-dependent methyltransferase has translation MAEHNAFYQKVNYYDIVFDRDVRKEVDFLLGVYHKYAGHAAQSTLDVACGPAYHAREVARRGLRSVGIDLRPEMVEYARQRAEADGLQLELRSADMRRFRLKQPVDLAFIVFDGIDALVENRDLVSHFQAMAANLTSRGVYIIDVSHPRHTSLTHYGKFHYHGQRGGTSVDIRWATNKPHVDLLTGIADTEIEIRVKEKGKQPAVIKDKARERILSAQEITLLAQLSKRLSVVGWYGDYNLKQPLDDTDASQRMIAVLQRND, from the coding sequence ATGGCCGAGCACAACGCCTTTTATCAAAAGGTGAATTATTACGATATTGTCTTTGATCGAGATGTGCGTAAAGAAGTGGATTTTCTGTTGGGGGTCTATCACAAATACGCCGGCCATGCGGCTCAGTCCACCCTGGACGTGGCTTGCGGCCCGGCTTACCATGCCCGCGAGGTGGCCCGCCGCGGCCTGCGCTCCGTAGGCATTGACCTGCGCCCTGAAATGGTGGAGTATGCCCGCCAGCGCGCCGAGGCCGATGGCTTACAGCTGGAATTGCGCAGCGCCGACATGCGGCGCTTCCGCCTCAAGCAGCCGGTGGACCTGGCCTTCATCGTCTTTGACGGTATTGATGCCCTGGTGGAGAACCGTGACCTGGTCTCGCATTTCCAGGCGATGGCCGCCAACCTCACCAGCCGCGGTGTCTACATTATTGACGTCAGCCACCCGCGCCACACCTCGCTGACCCATTACGGCAAGTTTCACTATCACGGCCAGCGCGGCGGCACCTCGGTGGACATCCGCTGGGCGACCAACAAACCCCATGTGGATCTGCTCACCGGCATTGCCGACACGGAGATCGAGATCCGCGTCAAAGAGAAAGGCAAGCAGCCCGCCGTGATCAAGGACAAGGCGCGCGAACGCATTCTCTCCGCGCAAGAGATCACGCTGCTGGCCCAGCTCAGCAAGCGCTTGTCCGTGGTGGGCTGGTACGGCGACTATAATTTGAAGCAACCTTTGGATGACACCGATGCCTCGCAACGCATGATCGCGGTGCTGCAACGCAATGACTGA
- a CDS encoding SET domain-containing protein — MTDIQKQSATNSWLSDKLEIRTDETIEGRGMFALRPIQRGERVAVWGGDVVTRAFFEALQPHQQSQSAQVEEDLYLVSSKPGSGDFINHSCDPNAGLEGQIVIVALRDIVPGEEVTIDYAMCDGDPRDWFDCLCGSAACRGRVTGNDWKLPQLQQRYAGRFSPFLQKRIQAQKEG, encoded by the coding sequence ATGACTGATATACAAAAACAAAGCGCAACCAACTCCTGGCTTTCCGACAAACTGGAGATTCGCACCGACGAGACGATCGAGGGACGCGGCATGTTCGCCCTGCGACCCATCCAGCGTGGGGAGCGGGTGGCGGTTTGGGGTGGTGACGTGGTTACGCGGGCCTTCTTTGAGGCCCTGCAGCCGCACCAGCAGTCGCAGAGCGCTCAAGTGGAGGAAGACCTTTATCTGGTCTCCAGCAAACCCGGCTCAGGTGACTTCATCAACCACTCCTGCGACCCCAACGCCGGGTTGGAAGGGCAGATCGTGATCGTCGCCCTGCGAGACATCGTACCGGGCGAGGAAGTCACCATCGATTACGCCATGTGCGATGGCGACCCCCGGGACTGGTTTGACTGCCTGTGCGGTTCCGCCGCCTGCCGCGGCCGCGTGACTGGCAATGATTGGAAGCTGCCGCAACTGCAACAGCGCTATGCAGGGCGCTTCTCGCCCTTTTTGCAGAAACGCATTCAAGCTCAGAAAGAAGGATAG
- the mscL gene encoding large conductance mechanosensitive channel protein MscL produces MLQEFRDFAMRGNAIDLAIGLVIGSSFTSIVDTLVNGILMPPIGLLLGGADFKDLFLVLKPGEVAGPYVNLEAAQQAGAVTVNYGELVTVIIHFVIVAFAMFLVVKAFNRLHKGSTVSGKAG; encoded by the coding sequence ATGCTGCAAGAATTTCGTGATTTCGCCATGCGTGGCAACGCCATTGACCTGGCGATTGGTTTGGTGATCGGCTCTTCATTCACTTCGATCGTGGACACGCTAGTCAACGGCATCCTCATGCCGCCCATCGGCCTGCTGTTGGGCGGCGCCGACTTCAAGGACCTGTTCCTGGTGCTGAAGCCCGGCGAGGTGGCCGGGCCGTACGTCAATTTGGAAGCCGCTCAACAGGCGGGGGCCGTCACCGTTAACTATGGCGAACTGGTCACCGTCATCATTCACTTCGTCATCGTGGCGTTTGCTATGTTCCTGGTGGTCAAAGCCTTCAATCGCCTACACAAGGGCAGCACGGTGAGCGGCAAAGCCGGCTAG
- a CDS encoding pilus assembly protein — MRNFLKKVSSGQGTLEFALVIPVLLLVIFAIFEGARAVFIYQSISTASREAARLGSSTQYYLNCTAIRDKALEYAGVARSTAGDIDIYYVRDDLSKIGDCGSVTAAQIETGHRIVVEVTGYFDPAAAIPLMRIPQMTFNSTTRRTILKSVEVGQTLPAGTELAQLYEVSALR, encoded by the coding sequence ATGCGAAATTTTTTGAAAAAAGTCTCTTCTGGACAGGGAACCCTGGAGTTCGCTCTGGTGATCCCCGTCCTGCTCTTGGTGATCTTCGCCATTTTTGAAGGAGCGCGGGCGGTCTTCATTTACCAATCCATCTCCACCGCCAGCCGTGAAGCGGCGCGCCTGGGCTCTTCAACTCAGTACTACTTGAACTGCACTGCCATTCGTGACAAGGCTTTGGAGTACGCTGGCGTGGCCAGAAGCACCGCCGGCGACATCGATATCTATTACGTGCGCGACGATTTGAGCAAAATTGGCGATTGCGGTTCGGTGACTGCAGCCCAGATCGAGACAGGCCACCGCATTGTGGTGGAAGTCACTGGGTACTTTGACCCGGCCGCCGCCATCCCGCTGATGCGCATTCCGCAAATGACCTTTAACTCCACCACGCGCCGCACCATTCTGAAAAGCGTGGAAGTCGGCCAAACTCTGCCAGCAGGCACAGAACTTGCTCAGCTGTATGAAGTGAGTGCCCTGCGCTGA
- a CDS encoding pilus assembly protein — MKQHPASSHRRSERGQSLVEFAITFLVLVLILSVVVDVGRLYFASVAVREAAEEGALYGSTGAFSGIETRVRQSSTSPIDMMDVSRIQVSHSPTTPCVGQSLTVTVTYQFEFVMPLIAPIIGSTILPLSHSAVTTVLQSSC; from the coding sequence ATGAAACAGCATCCTGCCTCCTCCCATCGCCGCTCTGAGCGCGGCCAGAGCCTGGTGGAATTCGCCATCACCTTCCTGGTCCTGGTGCTCATTTTGTCGGTCGTGGTAGATGTTGGCCGCTTGTATTTCGCCTCCGTCGCCGTGCGCGAAGCGGCAGAGGAGGGTGCTCTGTATGGTTCCACCGGAGCGTTTAGCGGCATCGAGACGCGCGTGCGCCAGTCCTCCACCAGTCCGATAGACATGATGGACGTTAGCAGGATCCAGGTCAGCCATTCCCCCACCACCCCCTGCGTTGGGCAGAGCCTGACCGTCACCGTCACGTATCAGTTCGAATTTGTGATGCCGCTGATTGCGCCTATAATTGGCAGCACTATTCTGCCTTTGTCGCATAGCGCCGTCACTACGGTGCTGCAATCGAGTTGCTGA
- a CDS encoding M3 family oligoendopeptidase encodes MATSETKNLGNVPRWDLTNVYPSLESKEYQAAFQDLLNQLDEIEAYVRQERIEKSENGPAQTELDDLARVLTEAVDKRNKVSRLYGTLGAFIASYTTTDSFNQEARRAESELEMQGVRLRKHEVAFRGWLSGFGDKLPELLKRPGTLAEHAFFLQEVYEQSRYLMSPAEEDLAAELTLSGANAWGKLHNTTTSQLSVDFELDGEVQKMPMPALINLRNHPDSETRKRGYEAEMDAWEKNKEPYAAALNGVKGEVLTLDTRRGRTDALHDSLDTARIDRQTLEAMMEAMRDSFPTFRRYFKAKAKRLGKEQLPWYDIFAPIGKTDTVYTYEQARDFILEQFGTFSDHLQGLAKRAFDNNWIDAEMREGKSGGAFCMDVPGVDESRILANFDGSMDQLSTLAHELGHAYHNECLVGKPFLRTLTPMTLAETASIMCETIVSEASLKLAKNKDEELAILEQNLQGAAQVIVDITSRFIFEKEVFERRAKAELSADEISAIMEDAQLQTYGDGLDPKYLHKYMWTWKPHYYYAGFSFYNYPYAFGLLFGTGLYAIYQQRGDAFVADYQDLLASTGEGDAATLAARFGINIREKKFWEDSLKVIGANVDRYESL; translated from the coding sequence ATGGCTACGAGTGAAACCAAGAATTTAGGCAATGTGCCGCGTTGGGACCTGACCAACGTGTACCCCAGCCTGGAGAGCAAAGAGTACCAAGCGGCTTTCCAGGACCTGCTGAACCAGCTCGACGAGATCGAAGCTTACGTGCGCCAAGAACGCATTGAAAAGAGTGAAAACGGTCCGGCGCAGACCGAGCTGGATGATCTGGCCCGCGTGCTGACCGAAGCCGTGGACAAGCGCAACAAGGTTTCGCGTCTGTACGGCACTTTGGGCGCGTTCATCGCCTCATACACCACGACCGACTCGTTCAACCAGGAAGCCCGCCGGGCTGAATCCGAGCTGGAGATGCAAGGCGTGCGCCTGCGCAAGCACGAAGTGGCCTTCCGCGGCTGGCTGAGCGGCTTCGGCGACAAGCTGCCCGAGCTGCTGAAGCGCCCGGGCACCCTGGCCGAGCATGCCTTTTTCCTGCAAGAGGTGTACGAGCAGAGCCGCTACCTGATGAGCCCGGCCGAAGAAGACCTGGCCGCCGAGCTGACTCTGAGCGGCGCCAACGCCTGGGGCAAACTGCACAATACGACCACTTCCCAACTGAGCGTGGACTTTGAGCTGGACGGCGAAGTCCAGAAGATGCCCATGCCGGCCCTGATCAACCTGCGCAACCATCCCGATAGCGAGACGCGCAAGCGCGGTTACGAAGCCGAGATGGACGCCTGGGAGAAAAACAAGGAACCTTACGCTGCGGCCCTGAACGGCGTGAAGGGCGAAGTGCTCACTCTGGACACCCGCCGCGGGCGGACTGACGCGCTGCACGATTCGCTGGACACGGCGCGCATTGACCGCCAGACGCTGGAAGCCATGATGGAAGCCATGCGCGATTCCTTCCCCACCTTTCGGCGCTATTTCAAGGCCAAGGCCAAGCGGCTGGGCAAGGAACAGCTGCCCTGGTACGACATCTTCGCGCCGATCGGCAAGACCGACACAGTCTACACTTACGAGCAGGCGCGCGACTTCATCCTGGAGCAGTTCGGCACCTTCTCCGACCACCTGCAGGGGCTGGCCAAGCGCGCCTTTGACAACAACTGGATCGACGCCGAAATGCGCGAAGGCAAGAGCGGCGGCGCATTCTGTATGGATGTGCCGGGCGTGGACGAATCACGCATTTTGGCCAATTTCGACGGCTCGATGGACCAGTTGAGCACCCTGGCGCATGAGTTGGGCCACGCCTATCACAACGAATGCCTGGTGGGCAAGCCCTTCCTGCGCACACTGACGCCGATGACCCTGGCCGAAACCGCCTCGATCATGTGCGAGACGATCGTGTCTGAGGCCTCGCTGAAGCTGGCCAAGAACAAAGACGAAGAACTGGCCATCCTGGAGCAGAACCTGCAAGGCGCCGCCCAAGTGATCGTGGACATCACCTCACGCTTCATCTTTGAGAAGGAAGTCTTCGAGCGCCGAGCCAAGGCGGAACTATCCGCGGACGAGATCTCGGCCATCATGGAAGACGCCCAGCTGCAAACCTACGGCGACGGCCTGGACCCCAAGTACCTGCATAAGTACATGTGGACCTGGAAGCCGCATTACTACTACGCCGGCTTCTCGTTCTACAACTACCCGTATGCCTTTGGCCTGCTGTTCGGCACCGGCTTGTACGCCATCTACCAGCAGCGCGGAGACGCCTTCGTGGCCGATTATCAGGACCTGCTGGCCAGCACCGGCGAAGGCGACGCGGCCACACTGGCGGCGCGCTTCGGCATCAACATCCGTGAGAAGAAGTTCTGGGAAGACAGCCTGAAAGTGATCGGCGCCAACGTAGACCGCTACGAAAGCTTGTAA
- a CDS encoding mechanosensitive ion channel family protein: protein MTFEAFQSLLETLQANPSQAALAVTVAAVLAFVIARFFIARGLIGLTKRTHNQWDDVLVKHLHPYRLSLMAPLVVVYYFAYFWPDIQPTLEKGVLFLALWLGIATITSLLTAVNIIYESRANYTGVAIQGYLDMIKILFVAVGIILSVSLFTEQSPVLLLSGLGALTAVLLLIFQDTILALVASVQIAANDLVKEGDWIEVPSFGADGDVTNMSLHSIKIQNFDMTFSVIPTHKLMDVAFKNWRGMNQAGGRRIKRSIFVDIQTIHFVRPDEMEMLKSNPLMKSFIENREWEPQGEEPVSQMQLKPRLTNVGAFTAYVVAYLRSRPDLRKDMTMLVRQLDPGPTGLPLEIYAFSSTTAWEQYENIQASIFDHLLAIAPEFGLRVFQQPTMLTYNVDPALVNPQSPSD, encoded by the coding sequence ATGACATTCGAAGCCTTTCAATCCCTTTTGGAGACCTTGCAGGCCAACCCCAGCCAGGCCGCCCTCGCGGTGACCGTGGCTGCGGTGCTCGCTTTCGTGATCGCGCGCTTCTTTATCGCCCGCGGCCTGATCGGCCTGACCAAGCGCACTCACAATCAGTGGGACGACGTGCTGGTCAAGCACCTGCATCCCTATCGCCTGTCCCTGATGGCCCCGCTGGTGGTGGTGTACTACTTCGCCTATTTCTGGCCAGACATTCAGCCCACACTGGAAAAGGGCGTCCTGTTCCTGGCGCTTTGGTTGGGCATCGCCACGATCACCTCACTGCTGACCGCCGTTAACATCATCTACGAAAGCCGGGCCAACTACACCGGCGTGGCCATCCAGGGCTACCTGGATATGATCAAGATTCTCTTCGTAGCGGTCGGCATCATCCTGAGCGTATCGCTGTTCACCGAGCAGTCGCCCGTCTTGCTGCTCAGCGGGCTGGGCGCGCTGACGGCCGTGCTGCTGCTCATCTTCCAAGACACCATCCTGGCCCTGGTGGCCAGTGTGCAGATCGCCGCCAATGACCTGGTGAAAGAAGGCGACTGGATCGAGGTACCCAGTTTCGGCGCCGACGGCGACGTGACCAACATGTCGCTGCACTCGATCAAGATCCAAAACTTTGACATGACCTTCAGCGTGATTCCGACGCACAAATTGATGGACGTGGCTTTCAAAAACTGGCGCGGCATGAACCAGGCTGGCGGGCGCCGCATCAAACGCTCGATCTTTGTCGACATCCAGACCATTCATTTCGTTCGCCCGGACGAAATGGAGATGCTGAAGAGCAATCCACTGATGAAATCTTTCATCGAGAACCGCGAGTGGGAGCCCCAGGGCGAAGAGCCGGTGAGCCAAATGCAGCTTAAGCCGCGCCTGACCAACGTGGGGGCTTTCACCGCCTATGTGGTCGCCTACCTGAGGAGCCGCCCGGACCTGCGCAAGGACATGACCATGCTGGTGCGCCAGCTGGACCCCGGCCCCACCGGTCTGCCGCTGGAGATCTACGCCTTCAGCAGTACCACGGCCTGGGAGCAATACGAGAATATCCAGGCCAGCATCTTCGACCATTTGCTGGCCATCGCTCCCGAATTTGGGCTGCGCGTCTTCCAGCAGCCAACGATGCTGACCTACAACGTCGACCCGGCTCTGGTCAATCCCCAAAGCCCCTCTGACTAG
- a CDS encoding flavin reductase family protein → MEVSPGEIAASMFTRLMVSTVVPRPIAWVSTVNAEGRPNLAPFSFFNLVCYTPPTLLFCPEIRGTDGGVKDTLKNIRATGEFVVNIVTEATAEAMNLTATELPPEVNEFEHAGLAAAPAHKVRPLRVAQSPVSYECRLTQIVDIGNGARGSGSIVIGEIVHLYVADEILLPEYKIDMAAFKPVGRLAGYGYNRVSDTFEMRRPPSQITPEAK, encoded by the coding sequence ATGGAAGTTAGCCCCGGCGAGATCGCCGCCAGCATGTTCACCCGTCTGATGGTCAGTACGGTGGTGCCGCGGCCGATCGCCTGGGTCTCCACGGTCAATGCCGAGGGCCGCCCCAACCTGGCGCCTTTTTCGTTCTTCAACCTGGTGTGCTACACCCCGCCCACCCTGCTGTTCTGCCCGGAGATCCGCGGCACCGATGGCGGGGTCAAGGATACGCTTAAGAACATTCGGGCGACCGGCGAGTTCGTGGTCAACATCGTCACCGAAGCCACGGCCGAGGCGATGAACCTGACCGCTACGGAACTGCCGCCGGAAGTGAATGAATTTGAGCACGCCGGGCTGGCCGCCGCGCCGGCGCACAAAGTGCGCCCGCTGCGGGTGGCACAGAGCCCGGTGAGCTATGAGTGCCGGCTGACCCAGATCGTGGACATTGGCAACGGAGCGCGCGGCTCAGGCTCGATCGTGATCGGCGAAATTGTGCATCTGTACGTGGCGGACGAGATCCTGCTGCCAGAGTACAAGATCGACATGGCGGCTTTCAAGCCCGTGGGCCGCCTGGCCGGATATGGCTACAACCGCGTCAGTGACACTTTTGAGATGAGGCGGCCGCCTTCTCAGATCACCCCGGAGGCAAAATGA
- a CDS encoding homogentisate 1,2-dioxygenase — MPFYHSLGDIPKKRHTQFRKPNGGLYREEVMGLEGFSGIQSLLYHHFLPPRVKAAELLGPAKPEYVDFGAIRHRAFKSADMPAGGDPVAARRVLMGNNDVTIGLSRPTQSMDYFYRNAQAYECWYVHEGSGVLRTQFGVLEFQPGDYVVIPFGTTWKMEISGSEARFLVVETPSHIQAPRRYRNEYGQLGEHAPFSERDFKVPQQLDTHTDQGDFEVRVKVRDTISRHILDHHPHDVVGWDGYLYPWIFSIHDFEPRTGALHLPPPEHQTFQGRGFVLCSFVPRLYDYHPDAIPAPYNHSNVQSDEMIYYAEGNFMSRKGIDRCDITLHPFGLPHGPQPGATEASIGKKSTDELAVMVDTFNPMHLTTQALEMEKPEYQASWMADDGESAFFTAG, encoded by the coding sequence ATGCCTTTCTACCACTCCCTCGGAGACATCCCCAAGAAACGCCACACCCAGTTCCGCAAGCCCAACGGCGGCCTGTACCGCGAAGAGGTGATGGGGCTGGAGGGCTTTTCCGGCATCCAGTCGCTGCTCTATCATCACTTCCTGCCGCCGCGGGTCAAAGCGGCCGAACTGCTTGGCCCGGCCAAGCCGGAATACGTAGACTTCGGCGCCATCCGCCACCGCGCCTTCAAGTCGGCCGATATGCCAGCGGGCGGCGATCCGGTGGCCGCCCGGCGCGTGCTGATGGGCAACAACGACGTGACCATCGGCCTCAGCCGCCCGACGCAGAGCATGGACTACTTCTATCGCAATGCGCAGGCCTACGAATGCTGGTATGTCCACGAGGGCAGCGGCGTGCTACGTACCCAGTTCGGCGTGCTGGAGTTCCAACCGGGCGACTATGTCGTGATCCCGTTCGGCACCACCTGGAAGATGGAGATCTCCGGGAGCGAAGCACGCTTCCTGGTCGTCGAGACCCCTTCGCACATCCAGGCGCCCAGACGCTATCGCAACGAGTACGGCCAGCTGGGCGAACATGCGCCCTTCAGCGAGCGCGACTTCAAAGTCCCGCAACAGCTGGACACCCACACCGACCAGGGCGACTTCGAGGTGCGCGTAAAAGTGCGCGACACGATCAGCCGCCACATCCTCGACCATCACCCGCACGATGTGGTGGGCTGGGATGGCTATTTGTATCCCTGGATCTTCAGCATCCACGATTTTGAGCCGCGCACCGGCGCGCTACACCTGCCGCCGCCAGAGCACCAAACCTTTCAGGGACGCGGCTTCGTGCTGTGCTCCTTCGTGCCGCGTCTGTACGACTACCACCCGGATGCCATCCCAGCGCCCTACAACCACTCCAACGTGCAGTCGGACGAGATGATCTACTACGCCGAGGGCAACTTCATGTCGCGCAAAGGCATCGACCGCTGCGACATCACCCTGCACCCCTTCGGCCTGCCGCACGGCCCCCAGCCCGGCGCCACCGAAGCCTCGATTGGCAAGAAGAGCACCGACGAGCTGGCGGTGATGGTGGACACCTTCAACCCCATGCACCTGACCACTCAGGCGCTTGAAATGGAAAAACCGGAATACCAGGCCAGCTGGATGGCCGACGATGGCGAAAGCGCCTTCTTCACCGCCGGTTAA
- a CDS encoding four helix bundle protein: MRRMLQIAFGSASELEYQLLLAFELKFINSEVHTSLNQQVVEVKKMLSSFMKKLKADS; this comes from the coding sequence ATGCGCAGGATGCTGCAAATTGCCTTTGGTTCTGCCAGCGAACTCGAATACCAACTCCTTCTGGCATTTGAGCTAAAATTCATCAATTCAGAAGTTCATACAAGCCTCAATCAGCAAGTCGTTGAAGTTAAAAAGATGTTGAGCTCGTTCATGAAAAAGCTGAAGGCTGATAGCTGA
- a CDS encoding four helix bundle protein — protein MSYNQRAYEGFPKIAGLGEIAPASARSVQATSSFPSSELYGLSSQTRRSAISIPQTSQKARDVAAMPICAGCCKLPLVLPANSNTNSFWHLS, from the coding sequence ATCAGCTACAACCAAAGGGCCTATGAAGGATTTCCGAAAATTGCAGGTCTGGGAGAAATCGCACCGGCTAGCGCTCGAAGTGTACAAGCTACCAGTTCGTTTCCAAGCTCTGAGCTGTACGGATTGTCCAGTCAGACCAGAAGATCGGCAATTTCTATCCCTCAAACATCGCAGAAGGCGCGGGACGTGGCAGCGATGCCGATATGCGCAGGATGCTGCAAATTGCCTTTGGTTCTGCCAGCGAACTCGAATACCAACTCCTTCTGGCATTTGAGCTAA
- a CDS encoding fumarylacetoacetate hydrolase family protein, which produces MRYLVFTPPGEERPRLGAVLAEDRVVSLARGDLPLDMLSFIQAGPQMWALAELVSRQTHSVWALSDVQLHTPLQHPPTLRDFYAFEGHVRTASQNRGREVPAEWYEFPAFYFTNPHTIHGPDQDVQMPAYTQALDYELEVAVVIGQRGKDIPAEKAMQHVFGFTIMNDWSARDIQRQEMKVGLGPAKGKDFATSLGPWIVTPDELAKAASGRPGVYTLGMTARLNGEERSRGNWGDIHYSFGEIIARASQGVELLPGDVIGSGTVGTGCLLELTKGQGPWLKAGDSVELEVEGIGVLKNKVA; this is translated from the coding sequence ATGCGCTATCTGGTATTCACTCCGCCGGGAGAAGAACGCCCGCGCTTGGGGGCAGTATTGGCCGAGGACCGGGTGGTCTCGCTGGCCCGCGGCGACCTGCCGCTGGACATGCTCTCGTTCATCCAGGCCGGGCCGCAGATGTGGGCGCTGGCGGAGCTGGTCTCGCGCCAGACACACTCGGTGTGGGCGCTCAGCGACGTGCAGCTGCACACTCCACTGCAGCACCCCCCCACCCTGCGCGACTTCTACGCCTTTGAAGGCCACGTGCGCACCGCCAGCCAGAACCGCGGGCGGGAAGTGCCCGCTGAGTGGTACGAATTCCCGGCTTTCTATTTCACCAACCCGCACACCATCCACGGCCCCGACCAGGACGTGCAGATGCCGGCTTACACACAGGCGCTGGACTACGAGTTGGAAGTGGCCGTGGTGATCGGGCAACGCGGCAAGGACATCCCCGCCGAGAAGGCCATGCAGCACGTATTTGGCTTCACGATCATGAATGACTGGTCGGCGCGTGACATTCAGCGTCAGGAGATGAAGGTGGGCCTGGGCCCGGCCAAAGGCAAAGACTTCGCCACCAGCCTGGGACCCTGGATCGTGACGCCGGACGAACTGGCCAAGGCTGCCAGCGGCCGCCCGGGCGTGTATACGCTGGGCATGACGGCGCGGTTGAACGGCGAAGAGCGTTCACGCGGCAACTGGGGCGACATCCACTATTCGTTCGGCGAGATCATCGCCCGCGCTTCGCAGGGCGTGGAGCTGCTGCCCGGCGATGTGATCGGCTCCGGGACGGTGGGCACCGGCTGCCTGCTGGAGCTGACCAAAGGCCAGGGGCCGTGGCTGAAGGCTGGGGATAGCGTAGAATTGGAAGTTGAAGGCATTGGAGTGCTAAAAAACAAGGTGGCGTAA
- the hppD gene encoding 4-hydroxyphenylpyruvate dioxygenase, whose translation MAQAQTKTRPMTEEGDHLQIQAIDHLHFYVGNAKQAMYWWWKGFGFKPVAYSGLETGNRQSASYVLESGKIRFVVSAPYGPSHEIAGHHMTHGDGVKTIAIQVKDVEEAWKATTSRGGQSAWAPREEKDEFGVYRTSAIHTYGEVLHVFVDRSGYKGPFAPGYKPLEGYEAQSTGLAAIDHIVGNVQLGKMDYWVNFYHRVMGFRQLQHFDDQDISTEYSALMSKVMENGNGRIKFPINEPAEGKKKSQIEEYLDYYLTPGVQHIAIATGDIIETMTQLKANGIEFLRVPDAYYDLLPERVGDIVKEPLDKINELGILVDRDDEGYLLQVFSRPVQDRPTSFVEVIQRHGSRGFGKGNFKALFEALELEQGRRGNLDN comes from the coding sequence ATGGCACAAGCTCAGACCAAAACCCGCCCGATGACTGAAGAGGGCGACCATCTACAAATTCAAGCCATCGACCACTTGCACTTCTATGTCGGCAACGCCAAACAGGCGATGTATTGGTGGTGGAAAGGCTTTGGCTTCAAACCCGTGGCCTATTCCGGCCTGGAGACCGGCAACCGCCAGTCCGCTTCGTATGTGCTCGAATCCGGCAAGATCCGCTTCGTGGTTTCGGCCCCTTATGGGCCTTCACATGAGATCGCCGGCCATCACATGACGCATGGCGATGGGGTCAAAACCATCGCCATTCAGGTCAAAGATGTGGAAGAAGCCTGGAAGGCGACCACCAGCCGCGGCGGGCAGAGCGCCTGGGCCCCGCGTGAAGAGAAAGATGAGTTCGGCGTCTACCGCACCTCCGCCATCCACACCTATGGCGAAGTGCTGCACGTCTTCGTGGACCGCAGCGGCTATAAAGGGCCTTTCGCGCCCGGCTACAAGCCGTTGGAGGGTTACGAAGCGCAGTCCACCGGCCTGGCGGCGATCGACCACATCGTGGGCAATGTGCAGCTGGGCAAGATGGACTATTGGGTCAACTTCTATCACCGCGTGATGGGCTTCCGCCAGCTGCAGCACTTCGATGACCAGGACATCAGCACGGAATACTCCGCCCTAATGTCCAAAGTGATGGAAAATGGCAACGGGCGCATCAAGTTCCCTATTAATGAACCGGCCGAGGGCAAGAAGAAGAGTCAGATCGAAGAATATCTGGACTATTACCTGACCCCGGGTGTGCAGCACATCGCCATCGCCACCGGCGACATCATCGAGACCATGACGCAGCTGAAGGCCAACGGCATCGAGTTCCTGCGCGTGCCGGACGCGTATTACGACCTGCTGCCGGAGCGCGTCGGCGACATCGTCAAAGAGCCGCTGGACAAGATCAATGAGCTGGGCATTCTGGTGGACCGCGACGACGAGGGCTACCTGCTGCAGGTCTTCTCGCGCCCCGTGCAAGACCGCCCCACTTCCTTTGTAGAGGTCATTCAGCGCCACGGCAGCCGCGGCTTCGGCAAGGGTAACTTCAAGGCATTGTTCGAAGCCCTGGAGCTGGAACAAGGCCGCCGCGGCAACCTGGACAACTAG